One window of Gloeothece citriformis PCC 7424 genomic DNA carries:
- a CDS encoding DUF29 family protein, whose product MEELMLLKDLLKAGKIPDALELIEELEEMSKSDKLNKIFSYGIILLLHLIKQEAENRTTKSWDVSIRNAVKQIQRVNQRHKAKGTYLNEEELLDTLKDAFDSALDRASLEAFEGIYEREDIAAMIDQSKIINQAFELITNSNQQDALNGVEKS is encoded by the coding sequence ATGGAAGAATTAATGCTCCTCAAAGACCTTTTAAAAGCCGGAAAAATCCCAGATGCTTTAGAATTAATTGAGGAATTAGAGGAAATGAGTAAATCTGATAAACTCAATAAAATTTTTAGCTATGGGATTATTTTGTTACTTCATCTAATTAAACAAGAGGCAGAAAACAGAACGACTAAATCTTGGGACGTTTCTATCCGTAATGCTGTCAAACAAATTCAACGAGTTAATCAAAGACACAAAGCTAAGGGAACTTATTTAAATGAGGAGGAATTGTTAGACACTTTAAAAGATGCTTTTGATTCCGCTTTAGATAGGGCTTCTTTAGAGGCGTTTGAGGGGATTTATGAAAGAGAAGATATTGCAGCAATGATTGATCAATCAAAAATTATCAATCAAGCTTTTGAGTTAATTACTAATTCTAATCAGCAAGATGCTTTAAATGGTGTTGAGAAGAGTTAA
- a CDS encoding hybrid sensor histidine kinase/response regulator, giving the protein MPRHDSDNLFEDDLANFLNSFDDSESETPSFIETDPEDTLEDLISFLDNSPVQEKTKSKGSLSSLPSEQEIEAIFDNDVFWPESNAAPIIYNSDENVELIETDKDDKIFQTLDFYENCDNDYNQEIIRFFVEDSTEQGEIQGETPEESFLDLEKSATENPWDELELLLKDDFYSPSIEPQITPPVEESISHQAYTHSPGLSFYETFEELDDLLETPATLLDQELKGIEEFDQLETIIDAPCTVSLAQVPDNLLASNLDTHLSSEGEHELIDDLDQQLNELLVQTNQNITQSPANARPRGKSKAFEQTMRVPIKQLDNLSNLIGELVVKRNRLEQDQDRLRLFLDNLLNQVQQLSDIGGRMQDLYERTLLEGALLASRNRARQSDIDRASFQDSSTSPTPKLFDQDLDALEMDRFTDFHLLSQEMIELIVRVRESSSDIQFVIDETDQVARSLRQVSTQLQEGMTKSRMVPFSQAADHLPRAIRDISVKLNKQAKLHVEGRDVLIDKMILEHLYNPMTHLINNAMTHGIESPSQRQQKGKPPEGQIRVRAFLQGNQTVISISDDGAGIDIKRVKRKAIEKGLIVPEEANILTEQELYDFLFHPGFSTKDKADDFAGRGVGLDVVRKEMTEIRGTVTIDSSPDKGTIFTIRLPLTLSISKALCCVSNHARIAFPMDGVEDMKDFLPSEIKTNAQGQSCIPWLDGTLPFQPLSQLLSYNRYLSRGNVYGGRQEEDTVSVVILRSAGNLLAVQVDQVLGEQEIVIKQIEGPIPKPVGIAGATVLGDGSVMTIADVLELVEIAQGRLKTDAMSSPWRKAAMAMQPPTEANGEQTVLIVDDSITVRELLSLSFKKAGYRVEQARDGQEAWEKLRSGLPCDIVFCDIEMPRMNGLELLANIQKDEKLIHIPVAVLSSRGAEKHRKVAAKLGASGYFTKPYTEKDLLDAAKRMTAGEVLLAGSVRLKRKPKLEPKNTVSHRKNLTVVGNSASIVASVGTIAQKASHLVLIIDDSVMVREMLSMTFGKDGYEIEQARDGQEAWEKLRSGLPCDLILCDIEMPRMNGLEFLSRVQEDEKLSQIPVAMITSRGAQKMQNIAAQRGARGYFVKPYIDSVLLDAAKRLIAGEVLLEVESK; this is encoded by the coding sequence ATGCCACGCCATGACTCTGATAATTTATTTGAGGATGATCTAGCTAACTTTTTAAACAGTTTTGACGACAGTGAGAGTGAAACGCCATCCTTTATTGAAACCGATCCAGAGGATACCCTCGAAGATTTAATCAGTTTTTTAGATAATAGTCCAGTCCAAGAAAAGACAAAATCTAAGGGAAGTTTAAGCTCATTGCCATCAGAACAAGAAATAGAAGCTATTTTTGATAATGATGTTTTTTGGCCAGAGAGTAATGCTGCTCCCATCATCTATAATTCTGATGAAAATGTCGAACTTATAGAGACTGACAAGGACGACAAAATTTTTCAAACATTAGATTTTTATGAGAATTGTGATAATGACTATAATCAAGAGATTATTCGTTTCTTTGTCGAAGATTCAACGGAGCAAGGAGAAATCCAAGGAGAAACCCCAGAGGAAAGTTTTTTAGATTTAGAAAAATCCGCAACTGAAAATCCTTGGGATGAACTAGAATTATTATTAAAAGATGACTTTTACTCACCTTCCATTGAGCCACAAATCACTCCCCCAGTTGAAGAATCCATCAGCCATCAAGCTTACACTCATTCACCGGGTTTATCCTTTTATGAAACCTTTGAAGAATTAGACGACCTTTTAGAAACACCTGCCACGCTTCTAGACCAAGAACTTAAAGGAATAGAAGAATTTGATCAATTAGAAACTATTATTGATGCTCCTTGTACAGTAAGCCTTGCTCAAGTTCCAGACAACTTATTAGCCTCGAATTTAGATACTCATCTCTCATCTGAGGGAGAACATGAACTGATTGACGACCTCGATCAACAATTAAATGAACTTTTAGTCCAAACCAATCAAAATATTACACAATCTCCGGCCAACGCCAGACCCAGAGGTAAATCAAAAGCCTTTGAACAAACCATGCGAGTTCCGATCAAACAACTCGATAATCTCAGTAACTTGATAGGGGAACTGGTTGTTAAACGAAACCGACTCGAACAAGACCAAGATCGTCTGAGATTATTTTTAGATAATTTACTCAATCAGGTACAACAACTCAGTGATATTGGTGGGAGAATGCAGGATCTTTATGAAAGAACCCTATTAGAAGGAGCTTTACTGGCCAGCCGAAATCGAGCTAGACAATCAGACATTGACAGAGCATCGTTTCAGGACTCTTCAACCTCCCCAACCCCTAAACTCTTCGATCAAGATCTTGATGCCCTAGAAATGGATCGCTTTACTGACTTCCATTTACTCTCTCAAGAAATGATAGAATTAATCGTTAGAGTGAGGGAATCTTCGTCAGATATTCAATTTGTCATCGACGAAACCGATCAAGTCGCCCGTAGTTTGCGCCAAGTCAGCACCCAACTTCAAGAAGGGATGACCAAATCGAGAATGGTTCCCTTTTCCCAAGCCGCCGACCATTTGCCCAGAGCCATTCGAGATATTTCTGTCAAACTCAATAAACAAGCCAAGCTTCATGTAGAAGGGCGAGATGTTTTGATTGATAAAATGATTCTAGAACATCTCTATAATCCCATGACCCATTTAATTAACAATGCCATGACTCATGGGATTGAATCGCCTTCTCAACGACAACAAAAAGGAAAACCCCCAGAAGGTCAAATTCGGGTTCGGGCGTTCTTACAGGGAAATCAAACCGTTATTTCTATCTCAGATGATGGGGCAGGAATTGATATTAAACGAGTCAAACGCAAAGCGATCGAAAAAGGGCTAATTGTCCCAGAAGAGGCTAACATCCTCACAGAACAAGAATTATATGATTTTCTATTCCATCCGGGTTTTAGTACCAAAGATAAAGCGGATGACTTCGCCGGACGAGGGGTAGGATTAGACGTAGTGCGAAAAGAAATGACGGAAATTCGCGGGACTGTAACCATTGATTCTAGCCCAGATAAAGGCACTATTTTCACGATCCGTCTGCCGTTAACCCTCAGTATTAGTAAAGCCCTCTGCTGTGTAAGTAATCATGCTCGGATTGCCTTTCCGATGGATGGGGTAGAAGATATGAAAGATTTTCTTCCCAGTGAAATTAAAACCAATGCCCAAGGACAATCCTGTATCCCTTGGCTTGACGGAACTCTGCCTTTCCAACCCCTCAGTCAATTACTCTCTTATAATCGTTATCTGAGTCGAGGCAATGTGTATGGGGGCAGACAAGAGGAAGATACGGTTTCTGTTGTGATTCTTCGCAGTGCCGGCAACCTTTTAGCGGTTCAAGTCGATCAGGTATTGGGAGAACAAGAAATCGTTATTAAACAAATAGAAGGCCCTATCCCCAAACCAGTCGGCATTGCCGGAGCAACCGTACTAGGCGATGGCTCGGTTATGACCATTGCGGATGTATTAGAATTGGTTGAAATTGCCCAAGGACGCTTAAAAACTGATGCGATGAGTAGCCCTTGGCGCAAAGCAGCGATGGCGATGCAGCCTCCTACAGAAGCTAATGGTGAGCAAACCGTTTTAATTGTCGATGATTCGATTACGGTTCGGGAATTACTGTCCTTAAGCTTCAAAAAAGCCGGTTATCGGGTTGAACAAGCCAGAGATGGACAAGAAGCCTGGGAAAAACTCCGTTCGGGTTTACCTTGTGATATCGTCTTCTGTGACATCGAAATGCCGAGAATGAATGGGTTAGAATTACTGGCAAATATTCAAAAAGACGAAAAACTCATTCATATCCCTGTTGCGGTTTTATCCTCTAGAGGCGCAGAAAAACACCGAAAAGTGGCGGCTAAATTAGGCGCGAGTGGCTATTTTACCAAGCCCTACACCGAAAAAGATTTATTGGATGCTGCTAAACGGATGACCGCAGGAGAAGTTTTATTAGCCGGTAGCGTTAGACTAAAGAGAAAACCAAAACTAGAGCCGAAAAATACGGTTTCTCATCGCAAAAATCTTACCGTTGTTGGAAATTCAGCCTCTATTGTCGCCTCTGTTGGGACTATCGCTCAAAAAGCTAGTCATTTAGTTTTAATTATTGATGATTCGGTGATGGTTAGAGAAATGTTATCCATGACGTTTGGTAAAGATGGATATGAAATAGAACAAGCTAGAGATGGACAAGAAGCGTGGGAAAAACTTCGCTCTGGGTTACCCTGTGATTTAATTCTGTGTGATATTGAAATGCCCAGAATGAATGGTTTAGAATTCCTCTCTCGTGTGCAAGAAGATGAAAAACTCTCACAAATTCCAGTGGCGATGATTACCTCCAGAGGAGCGCAAAAAATGCAAAATATTGCAGCCCAACGGGGAGCGAGAGGTTATTTTGTTAAACCTTATATCGATTCGGTTTTACTCGATGCGGCTAAACGTCTCATTGCGGGGGAAGTTTTATTAGAAGTCGAGAGTAAATAA
- a CDS encoding DUF1501 domain-containing protein, with protein MLKRRQILQYAGLLSTTTLLTWGFNGKRQNVTANPSQKNLMVIFLRGGIDGLNVVVPYQEAAYYNARPTIAIPTPNQENGVLNLDGHFGLHPALSDLMPLWKQGSLAFIHACGSPDPTRSHFDAQDYMENGTPGIKKTDDGWMNRLLGSLPAQVPTKAVNLGSTTPKILKGRAAIASLPLGNKADQALKLERLPIQQSFDLLYAGNDPLSIAYQQGRQAREVLLQELSQEMVAASQGAPATGVFAKNAPKIAQLLQGKTDTQLAFLDLGGWDTHVNQGGSQGSLARKLKDLGAGLAALVNGLGSAYSDTVIVVMSEFGRTLGENGNQGTDHGHGNVMWVLGGGIRGGKVYGDWPGLEDEQRELDITTDFRDVLITLLQNHLQLGDNQLAQIFPQYNPKSILQI; from the coding sequence ATGCTAAAAAGAAGACAAATTTTACAATATGCGGGACTGTTATCGACCACAACTTTATTAACCTGGGGATTCAATGGAAAAAGACAAAATGTAACCGCTAATCCTTCCCAAAAAAACTTAATGGTGATTTTTTTACGAGGGGGAATTGATGGACTTAATGTCGTCGTTCCTTATCAAGAAGCCGCTTATTATAATGCTCGTCCTACCATTGCTATTCCCACACCCAATCAAGAAAATGGGGTTCTTAATTTAGATGGTCATTTTGGGTTACATCCGGCTTTATCAGATTTAATGCCTCTTTGGAAACAGGGAAGTCTTGCTTTTATTCATGCTTGTGGTTCTCCTGATCCCACTCGTTCCCATTTTGACGCTCAAGATTATATGGAAAACGGGACACCGGGCATTAAAAAAACCGATGATGGTTGGATGAATCGACTTTTAGGATCTTTACCGGCTCAAGTCCCCACTAAAGCGGTAAACTTGGGAAGCACCACCCCGAAAATTTTAAAAGGACGAGCAGCGATCGCTAGTTTACCTCTGGGGAACAAGGCCGATCAGGCTTTAAAATTAGAACGGTTGCCGATTCAACAATCCTTTGATCTGCTTTACGCCGGTAATGATCCTCTCAGTATTGCCTATCAACAAGGCCGGCAAGCGAGGGAAGTTTTATTACAAGAACTAAGTCAGGAAATGGTAGCCGCTTCCCAAGGCGCTCCCGCAACCGGGGTATTTGCCAAAAACGCGCCCAAAATCGCCCAATTACTCCAAGGAAAAACCGATACTCAATTAGCGTTTCTCGATTTAGGAGGATGGGATACTCACGTTAATCAAGGGGGAAGTCAAGGATCACTCGCTCGCAAATTAAAAGATCTAGGAGCGGGTTTAGCGGCTTTGGTCAATGGGTTAGGATCGGCTTATTCTGATACAGTTATCGTGGTTATGTCCGAATTTGGTCGTACACTTGGGGAAAATGGCAATCAAGGAACGGATCACGGTCATGGCAATGTAATGTGGGTTTTAGGGGGAGGTATCCGAGGCGGAAAAGTTTATGGAGATTGGCCGGGATTAGAAGATGAACAACGAGAATTAGACATTACCACTGATTTTCGGGATGTATTAATTACCCTGTTACAAAATCATTTGCAACTGGGAGACAATCAACTGGCTCAAATATTTCCCCAATATAACCCTAAATCAATCCTTCAGATTTAA
- a CDS encoding NB-ARC domain-containing protein: MIKPQKQRRKRGVILSRSGFQKLQDATAQAQIRNNHGYRYTLEALGELTGLDPDTVLKVYGGKMGVDKRTLMRCFKAFNLKLETEDFCGVESKKMKEDSSNKSQYLGYHHWDQAPDVSRFYGRQAQLATLTDWILEDRCRIITILGIKGIGKTSLGVKLAQYLQDQFDYIIWRSLTESLCFKSLLLEFLPYFNQDHSLSSEKTSHLISLLLGYLRQWRCLVILDDVEAILPSDDSSRSFCQDTQGYGEFFQRLGETAHQSCLLLISHAKPKQVKLLEGEFLPVRVMYLKGLELSDAVAILQDKGCMCNHSLEEWHQIIQFYGGNPLLLKFLAPTIQNIFNGIAGDFLALNSPIFGEVQDFLEQLFQPLTQTQKLILIQIALNEQPLCLSQLREQILPSISPQNLIESLDYLQEISLIDFQDNFLSIAPFFRDYLMTQMGESKNPEIFLNRVSYSFHLPVTSVSS; the protein is encoded by the coding sequence ATGATAAAGCCACAAAAACAGCGACGCAAACGAGGAGTCATCCTTAGTCGTTCTGGTTTTCAAAAACTTCAGGATGCTACCGCACAAGCTCAAATCCGGAATAATCATGGTTATCGCTACACCCTCGAAGCTTTAGGAGAGTTAACGGGTTTAGACCCGGATACGGTGCTGAAAGTTTATGGCGGCAAGATGGGTGTGGATAAACGAACCTTAATGCGTTGCTTCAAAGCGTTTAATTTAAAGTTAGAAACCGAGGACTTCTGTGGCGTTGAGTCCAAGAAGATGAAAGAAGACTCATCTAATAAGTCTCAATATCTTGGTTATCACCACTGGGATCAAGCTCCGGATGTTTCTCGATTTTACGGACGACAAGCTCAATTAGCAACTCTCACTGATTGGATTTTAGAGGATCGTTGTCGTATTATCACTATTTTGGGAATCAAAGGAATCGGCAAAACTTCTTTAGGTGTTAAGTTAGCTCAATATTTACAAGATCAGTTTGATTATATAATTTGGCGTTCTTTAACAGAGAGTCTTTGTTTTAAAAGTTTGTTGCTTGAATTCTTGCCATATTTTAATCAGGATCATTCCCTATCATCAGAAAAGACATCTCATTTAATATCTTTGTTGCTTGGTTATCTCAGACAATGGCGATGTTTAGTGATCTTGGATGATGTAGAGGCAATTCTTCCGAGTGATGATTCTTCTCGATCGTTTTGTCAAGATACTCAGGGTTACGGAGAATTTTTTCAACGCTTAGGAGAAACCGCTCATCAAAGTTGTTTACTTCTCATTAGTCATGCTAAACCTAAACAAGTCAAACTTTTAGAAGGGGAATTTTTACCGGTTCGCGTTATGTATCTCAAAGGTCTAGAGTTGTCAGATGCAGTGGCTATACTCCAAGATAAAGGATGTATGTGCAATCACTCTCTAGAAGAATGGCATCAAATTATTCAGTTTTATGGCGGTAATCCTCTGTTGTTAAAGTTTTTAGCCCCCACCATTCAAAATATTTTTAATGGGATAGCCGGGGATTTTTTAGCTCTCAATAGTCCTATTTTTGGGGAAGTTCAGGATTTTTTAGAGCAACTGTTTCAGCCTTTGACTCAGACTCAAAAGCTCATATTAATTCAAATCGCTCTTAATGAACAGCCGCTCTGTTTGTCTCAACTTCGAGAGCAAATTCTACCGTCTATTTCTCCTCAAAATTTAATCGAATCTTTAGATTATCTTCAAGAAATATCTTTAATTGATTTTCAAGACAACTTTTTAAGTATTGCGCCTTTTTTTAGAGATTATTTAATGACTCAAATGGGTGAATCAAAAAATCCTGAAATATTTTTAAATAGGGTTTCTTATTCATTTCATTTACCCGTGACTTCTGTTAGTTCTTAA
- a CDS encoding type 1 glutamine amidotransferase domain-containing protein, with translation MTKNVIFVVSEWGYWGEELIGPLEACDAAGYNITFVTPTGKKPTPLTVSMTPGYFDPPLGRSVTSDYYAQKTRELYESDRIDHPKSLADWFPQRAYPSSPTYLRDMEAYYRRLDEIVANELSGYDALVVVGGSGALVDLANNQRLHDLILGFYQLNKVIATECYGVTCLAFARDFREKRSIIWGRHVTGHPIDYDYLDGTGFEGPHAIDGSNQGFGDGFINFGPPFYPLEYILRDAVGPEGQFIGRVGHTTSVIVDYPFITSRSTASSAECGRILIEVLEKGLTRYNW, from the coding sequence GTGACTAAAAACGTTATCTTTGTCGTGTCTGAATGGGGTTACTGGGGTGAAGAACTCATCGGCCCCCTAGAAGCCTGTGATGCTGCTGGTTATAATATTACTTTTGTCACTCCCACCGGCAAAAAGCCCACCCCTCTAACAGTCAGTATGACTCCCGGTTACTTTGATCCTCCTTTAGGACGCTCTGTCACCTCAGATTATTATGCCCAAAAAACCCGGGAACTTTATGAGTCCGATCGCATCGATCACCCCAAAAGTTTAGCAGATTGGTTTCCTCAACGGGCTTATCCTAGCTCTCCTACCTATCTCAGAGATATGGAGGCTTATTATAGAAGGCTAGATGAGATAGTGGCCAATGAACTGAGTGGGTATGATGCTTTAGTTGTCGTTGGTGGCAGTGGAGCATTAGTTGATTTAGCCAATAACCAGAGATTACATGATTTAATTCTGGGATTCTATCAACTCAATAAAGTCATTGCCACAGAATGTTATGGGGTGACTTGTTTAGCTTTTGCGCGGGATTTCCGAGAAAAACGCAGTATTATTTGGGGTAGGCACGTGACCGGCCATCCAATTGATTATGATTATCTCGATGGAACGGGTTTTGAAGGCCCTCATGCCATTGATGGATCTAATCAAGGTTTCGGAGATGGATTTATCAATTTTGGCCCTCCTTTCTATCCTCTAGAATACATTTTACGGGATGCCGTCGGCCCCGAAGGGCAATTTATCGGTAGAGTGGGTCATACGACTTCTGTGATTGTTGATTATCCTTTTATTACCAGTCGTTCGACAGCTTCCTCGGCTGAATGTGGTCGGATTTTAATCGAAGTTCTTGAAAAAGGACTCACCCGCTACAATTGGTAG
- a CDS encoding beta-carboxysome assembly chaperone CcmS, producing the protein MIFGSPLPKDEANQWRHQLNQFVKENERDLAALAWGLLQEWGNSQEALGIDLNPKPHFVCCTRESLEELNQKLESKIQEVLGILDKYNRDEEVAIVGIGKGQIKLIYFKPDPTPPLCFEAVETDLDSLIQKLEKRMEEMISYPV; encoded by the coding sequence ATGATATTTGGAAGTCCTTTACCCAAGGATGAAGCTAATCAATGGCGACATCAATTAAATCAATTTGTTAAAGAAAATGAGAGGGATTTAGCGGCTTTAGCGTGGGGTTTATTACAAGAATGGGGAAATAGTCAAGAGGCTTTAGGAATTGATTTAAACCCTAAACCTCATTTTGTTTGTTGTACTAGGGAATCTTTAGAAGAGTTAAATCAGAAACTAGAGAGCAAAATACAAGAAGTGTTAGGAATTTTAGATAAGTATAATCGGGATGAAGAAGTGGCTATTGTTGGGATTGGGAAAGGACAAATTAAGTTAATTTATTTTAAACCCGATCCAACTCCCCCGTTGTGTTTTGAGGCAGTAGAAACAGATTTAGATAGTTTAATTCAAAAGCTTGAGAAGCGTATGGAAGAAATGATCTCCTACCCGGTTTAG
- a CDS encoding 5-formyltetrahydrofolate cyclo-ligase — MKSQFTKAQLRKQLLQTRRSLPQTIWQEKSDKICDNLQSLPLFIQAKTVLAYISFRQEPNLSPLFSLNYQWGFPRCVEKSLVWHLWQFGDPLQLGIYGIQEPLANAPQINPTEVDLILVPAVACDRWGYRLGYGGGFYDRMLGFPQWQNIPKIGIVFDFAFLPQLPVDPWDLPLNGVCTETECFFIS; from the coding sequence ATGAAAAGTCAATTCACCAAAGCTCAACTTAGAAAACAATTATTACAGACTAGACGCTCACTTCCTCAAACTATTTGGCAAGAAAAAAGTGATAAAATTTGTGATAATCTTCAATCTTTACCTTTATTTATCCAGGCAAAAACGGTTTTAGCTTATATTAGCTTTCGACAAGAACCGAATCTGAGTCCTTTGTTTTCCCTTAACTATCAATGGGGTTTTCCTCGGTGTGTTGAAAAATCTTTAGTTTGGCATTTATGGCAGTTTGGCGATCCTTTACAATTGGGAATTTATGGAATTCAAGAACCTTTAGCTAATGCTCCCCAAATCAACCCCACTGAGGTAGATTTGATTCTTGTTCCTGCTGTTGCTTGCGATCGTTGGGGTTATCGTTTGGGATATGGGGGAGGATTTTATGACCGAATGTTGGGTTTTCCTCAATGGCAAAATATTCCTAAAATTGGTATAGTTTTTGATTTTGCTTTTTTGCCTCAGTTACCGGTTGATCCTTGGGATCTCCCTTTAAATGGGGTTTGTACTGAAACTGAATGTTTTTTCATTTCATAA
- a CDS encoding DUF1800 domain-containing protein, giving the protein MSNTSATINAQHWHILNRLSYGPKLSDLVTLQKTGISPYLQAQLSPASIPESPQLLQKLANLKTLEMTPVDLFQGYNPPKNPSREVKQQKRIPINEAIDARILRSLWSTRQLQEVMVDFWFNHFNVYGNKGLISYWIGNYENQAIRPHVFGKFRDLLGATAHHPAMLFYLDNFRNNASKGRGQNGNVKGLNENYARELLELHTLGVDGGYTQTDVITLARILTGWTIDKTGKQGDKSGFYFNANGHDSSDKVFLGVSIRGGGIEEGEQALDILARHPSTARHISYRLAQYFLSDNPPESLVNRLREKFLATDGDLRTVMETLLKSPEFNEPKYFKSKFKTPYQYVISLVRMTEINNPNVKMISSTMRQLDMPLYGCLTPNGYPNTQDLWLNPDAVLRRLNWIVTLTQNPKTSIPLNVAQLLQTLDPILSQQTKKTLTQKPPQEQATLFLGSPEMMYR; this is encoded by the coding sequence ATGTCTAATACTTCTGCTACAATCAACGCCCAACACTGGCACATCCTGAACCGCCTCAGCTACGGGCCTAAACTCAGTGACTTAGTTACCCTACAAAAAACAGGAATTTCCCCTTATTTACAAGCTCAACTCTCACCGGCATCGATCCCCGAATCCCCTCAACTGCTTCAAAAACTCGCCAACCTAAAAACCCTAGAGATGACCCCGGTTGACCTATTTCAAGGATATAACCCCCCCAAAAATCCCTCTCGTGAAGTTAAGCAACAAAAACGGATTCCGATCAATGAAGCAATTGACGCAAGAATTTTGCGATCGCTCTGGTCAACCCGACAATTACAAGAGGTGATGGTTGACTTTTGGTTCAATCATTTTAACGTTTATGGTAACAAAGGATTAATCAGTTATTGGATTGGAAACTATGAAAACCAAGCCATTCGACCCCATGTATTCGGTAAATTTCGAGATTTATTAGGAGCAACCGCTCATCATCCCGCCATGTTGTTCTATCTCGATAACTTTCGCAATAATGCCTCTAAAGGTAGAGGACAAAATGGCAACGTTAAAGGACTTAATGAAAATTATGCCCGGGAATTGCTCGAATTACATACCCTAGGGGTTGACGGGGGATACACTCAAACCGATGTGATCACCTTAGCGCGAATTTTGACCGGTTGGACGATCGATAAAACCGGCAAGCAAGGAGACAAAAGCGGTTTTTATTTTAATGCCAATGGTCATGACTCTTCCGATAAAGTATTTCTCGGTGTCTCGATTCGGGGAGGAGGGATAGAAGAAGGAGAACAAGCCTTAGATATTTTAGCCCGTCATCCGTCAACGGCCCGTCATATCAGCTATCGATTAGCTCAATACTTCCTCAGTGACAATCCTCCTGAGAGTTTAGTCAATCGCTTGAGAGAAAAATTTTTAGCCACAGATGGAGATCTCCGGACGGTGATGGAAACCCTCTTAAAATCTCCTGAATTTAACGAGCCAAAATATTTTAAGAGCAAATTTAAGACCCCTTATCAATACGTTATTTCTCTGGTACGAATGACTGAGATTAACAATCCTAATGTCAAAATGATCTCCAGCACCATGAGACAATTGGATATGCCACTCTATGGTTGCTTAACCCCCAACGGCTACCCCAACACTCAAGATTTGTGGCTCAATCCTGATGCGGTATTGCGTCGTCTCAATTGGATAGTCACCCTCACTCAAAACCCAAAAACCTCAATCCCTCTCAATGTTGCCCAACTCCTACAAACCTTAGATCCGATTCTTTCTCAACAAACTAAAAAAACTCTGACTCAAAAACCCCCTCAAGAGCAAGCCACCCTATTTTTAGGAAGCCCAGAAATGATGTATCGCTAA